One window of Trichoderma breve strain T069 chromosome 3, whole genome shotgun sequence genomic DNA carries:
- a CDS encoding GC-rich sequence DNA-binding factor-like protein domain-containing protein: MEGSSNPSFFPFNTKAAAEDYSSSESEYDEPTVPGLDGDDNDFGDFNPRKKRRVGGNNKEKAALGIFGSDSEDDNPNARWKRKTLRRKGVNFVSTAAEDAEQDENDESEDERPRLGIGLNAHGRNGEEDDDDEDDDEDDDRPAGLGLGNAAMKLRFTAGQKSREENSQKESSTRPSFKTNFSSGGVLGGGFVPSSARDPVLKETNDGNETPRNKPQVSAFGSKGKINPKSFGARMMAKMGYQEGKGLGKEGEGRNIIIEANLRPQGVGLGAVKEKTEQERQEEKRQARLRGEEVVDSEEEEKKRRKAKKKAKGAVSYSSAGSTPMRQRTKYLTADELKKRAPGLNIPEAFAPILDMTGPGGRLLTSSSGIMTPSSGVPESNEVIEARKLAKRAQSDLLAFTEEWKSLESRKTWVNLELKQREQEMEDLRSDFERLQTFANVVTERLVEATEWEQVISALQTAVDAGSTSDAIADIAVAAIHPFLRSPDWDPMAEPSRFASDLQKLSGLLIGSANGNQSVNKWNSSANQDDGVYRTHHKATTPYETMMYKNWLPRVLTALRSWDPFNPTPMLSIMDSWNDLLPPFVRAQLVDNVARKLETAVSDWNPKKKRQSHHLPHTWLFPWLQYLPHYHLDPRGTGLVADVRRKFRHLIDAWEFERGVVPGLAQWKDVLGDQWRPLIMSHVLPSMGRYLRTNFRVDPAEQEPYLPILVGIMKWNQVLGDTVLAEVLVQDMFPMWSSRLQEWLALDEADLGEVADWYSWWRGVLLKDMAQIKAVRVELDRGLQLVNMI; this comes from the coding sequence ATGGAGGGCTCTTCGAATCCgtccttcttccccttcaacaccaaagcTGCCGCTGAAGACTACTCGTCGTCCGAGTCGGAATACGATGAGCCTACCGTTCCTGGGctcgacggcgacgacaacgaTTTTGGCGACTTTAACCCCCGCAAGAAGAGGCGAGTCGGTGGgaacaacaaagaaaaggcagcTCTTGGCATTTTCGGCTCCGACAGCGAAGACGATAACCCCAACGCGCGCTGGAAGAGAAAGACGCTGAGGCGCAAAGGTGTTAACTTTGTGTCGACTGCTGCCGAGGACGCTGAGCAAGATGAGAACGACGAATCGGAAGATGAAAGACCGCGCCTGGGCATTGGCCTGAATGCTCATGGCAGaaatggcgaagaagatgacgacgatgaggacgacgacgaagatgatgatagGCCAGCTGGACTGGGGCTTGGCAACGCGGCCATGAAGCTGCGCTTCACCGCCGGCCAGAAATCGCGCGAGGAGAATTCACAAAAAGAATCAAGCACTCGGCCATCATTCAAAACGAATTTCAGCTCAGGTGGCGTCCTCGGCGGTGGATTCGTTCCGTCCTCTGCCAGGGATCCCGTATTAAAGGAGACAAATGATGGAAACGAGACCCCACGAAACAAGCCTCAGGTCAGCGCTTTCGGCTCAAAAGGGAAAATCAATCCAAAGTCCTTTGGTGCCCGaatgatggccaagatgggcTACCAGGAAGGCAAAGGTCTGGGTAAAGAGGGCGAAGGACGAAACATTATCATCGAGGCCAACCTCCGACCCCAAGGCGTCGGTCTTGGCGCGGTAAAAGAGAAGACGGAGCAAGAGCGtcaggaagaaaagaggcaagCACGGTTACGAGGAGAGGAGGTTGTCGActcggaagaagaagaaaagaagcgcagaaaggccaagaagaaggccaaggggGCAGTATCTTACAGTAGTGCTGGAAGCACCCCGATGAGGCAGAGGACAAAATATCTAACGGCCGatgagctcaagaagagggcTCCAGGCTTGAACATTCCAGAGGCTTTTGCCCCTATTCTCGACATGACTGGTCCTGGAGGCAGGCTGCTCACATCGTCGAGTGGCATCATGACACCATCATCCGGCGTGCCTGAATCAAACGAAGTGATTGAAGCGAGGAAACTGGCCAAAAGAGCGCAGTCTGACTTGTTAGCTTTTACCGAAGAATGGAAGAGCCTGGAGTCGCGCAAGACATGGGTCAATTTGGAGCTCAAGCAGAGGGAACAGGAGATGGAAGATTTACGGTCCGATTTCGAGAGGTTGCAGACATTTGCAAATGTTGTGACTGAGCGACTTGTCGAGGCAACAGAGTGGGAGCAGGTCATAAGCGCTCTCCAGACAGCAGTCGACGCTGGCTCAACAAGTGACGCCATTGCAGATATTGCGGTAGCCGctatccatccatttctGCGCAGCCCCGATTGGGACCCGATGGCGGAACCGTCCCGATTTGCATCAGACTTACAGAAACTATCGGGTCTTCTCATCGGGTCTGCCAATGGCAATCAATCCGTGAACAAGTGGAACTCTTCTGCGAATCAGGATGATGGCGTGTACCGAACACATCACAAGGCCACTACGCCGTATGAGACGATGATGTACAAGAACTGGCTTCCTAGAGTGTTGACAGCACTTCGCTCCTGGGATCCGTTCAATCCAACGCCGATGCTCAGCATCATGGACAGCTGGAACGATTTACTTCCGCCCTTCGTTCGAGCGCAATTGGTAGACAACGTGGCTCGAAAATTGGAAACGGCAGTGTCGGACTGGAaccccaagaagaagcggcaaaGCCACCATCTTCCACACACTTGGCTGTTCCCTTGGCTGCAGTATCTCCCCCACTACCATCTTGACCCAAGAGGCACTGGTCTAGTTGCAGACGTCAGGAGGAAGTTTAGGCACCTCATCGATGCTTGGGAGTTTGAGAGGGGAGTCGTCCCTGGCCTGGCGCAATGGAAGGACGTGTTGGGAGACCAATGGCGACCCCTCATCATGTCGCACGTCTTGCCCTCCATGGGTAGGTATCTGCGCACCAACTTCCGTGTCGACCCAGCTGAGCAGGAGCCCTATCTCCCCATTCTGGTTGGCATCATGAAGTGGAATCAGGTCCTTGGCGACACGGTCTTGGCAGAAGTCCTGGTGCAAGACATGTTTCCCATGTGGAGCAGTAGATTGCAAGAATGGCTTGCgcttgatgaagccgacCTTGGGGAGGTGGCTGATTGGTATAGCTGGTGGCGAGGAGTGCTGTTGAAGGACATGGCACAGATCAAGGCTGTCAGGGTGGAACTTGACAGAGGACTCCAGCTTGTGAATATGATTTAG